A segment of the Triticum urartu cultivar G1812 chromosome 1, Tu2.1, whole genome shotgun sequence genome:
tgttctgttggctctctcttcgaatgagaaagaggtggaggggtatatatagcctccacacaaaatccaaccgttacacagttttccaatctcggtgggaccgaatcataaaactcggtcggaccgaaaatgtaaacctagtgagcgttaggaatttcggtgggactgacatgcaactcggtaggaccgattcggttagggtttgggcataacgtaatctcggtgagaccgattacgcaaactcagtgagaccgagtttggtaattagctaaccagagagttggtcaggcaaactcggtgggaccgatttgctctttcggtgggaccgagtggaactcggtgagaccgaaaagttacaaaggggaaacactgagtttacattgcaatctcggtgggaccgattgcatatctcggtgggaccgagaatatacaataggtaacagagagtttgcaatcccatctcggtgagaccgagatccttatcggtagaaccgagttgctagggtttggcagtgtctaatgacaagtgaaactcggtggcgccggataggaaaaatcggtaggaccgagtttggcttggAGTTTAGGtaatatgtggatatgggaaagtagttgaggattttggagcatatcatcaagcacatgaagcaagaggctcattaagcaacacctcatccctccttaatagtattggcttttcctatggactcaatgtgatcttggatcactaaaatataaaatgaagagtcttgagcttttgagcttgagccaatccattgtccttagcatcttgagggttccactttcacatccatgccatgccactccattgttgaacttatctgaaacatgctagatagaggtgttagtccaacaagagatatgttgtcatcaattatcaaaaccacctagggagcacttgtgctttcatcaAGCGACATCAGCGGGCCAGAGAAGGACAAGGGCACGCGTCCCGCGTGTGCGTGCATGTCCGCTTTGATGCAAACGTGACCCAAATTTAAGCCGTCAATAGGTCGAAAGCAAACGAAAAATGAACATTTTTTCGTTTGCTTCCGCATGTTGGGCTGTGGTTTGTGTCCGTTTAGTCCCAAACGGATGCGGCCTGACCATTTGTGATCGTGTGTTAGCCTAACGATGCACGATCAACTAGTGAAATTAACTTGTGGGAAGATCATTGGGTTCCTGGAAGCCCTTCAAGGAATGTGTTGATGAGCAAAGGACTATGTATTCTCTAAACAATTGATGAACTTACAACCCAATGGCACACCGGCGGGATGAAGCTATGCATAACACAAAATTCCGACCAATGAAACTATGTTTCCTCAGTGCATAGTTGGTTGAGGACTTTGTAGCTTGGCATAAAACGAAGCCACATTGTTTCATGTTGAATGGGAGCATCAATTTGCTAATAGGTTTAGAAGAGATGATGTCAACCCCTTGAGCAGTAACCCCGCTTGGGAAATTTTGTGTAAGTTGCGTGTGTCGTGCAAAATAAAAATCTTCGGATGGAAGGCTCTTCATGGAATTATACTACGAATGTATGTACCTGCAAATCGTTATATATTGTGGTCTTTGCTCAATGTCTAAGGGTGGTGCGGAAGATGTTCGACATCTAATGTTCACATGTAAATGGTCACGAGAGGTGTGGAAGGCTTTCAGCCTGAAGGACGCGATCGAGCAAGCGTTTAATGTGGATAGATCGGGTAGTGTGATTCTTTAATACCTTCCTAGGGATTAGTAGCATCAATCTCCAATGCTGGAATCTTTAGGATTTCAAGAAATCATTTCAGTGGGGGCTAGACATATCTGGTGGTAATGAAGAGACACAGTGAATGGGGATGTGTTTTGAGTCCATCGAGAACCACTCTAGCAATACATGTAATAGCATCAAATCTTCAATGAGCTCAATTCAAACCAGGAAGGAAAAATGGTCCAAGCCTACTCCAAATtccatccgagcattttccccgttgtccgttttgcattctggcgcttcgttctcctctggtggtcatttctagctttctttcgtgtgtggggattaaacatttccggattggaccgagacttgccaagcggccttggtttactaccggtagaccgcctgtcaagtttcgtatcatttggacttcgtttgatactccaacggttaaccgagggaccgaaaaggcctcgtgtgtgttgcagcccaacacccctcccatttggaccaaaacccacctaaacctcttccatcatctcggtcgttcgatcacgatcgcgtggccaaaaaccgcacctcatttggactctcctagctccctctacctataaatatgtgctctcctccgaaattttcgcgcagtccaaccctagatccaactccctccgcgccgccggacatgtccgcccgccgGCGGACGCGTCCATCTCGCCGGCCACCTCCTTCCGCCCAATGGCAGCGTGCCACATCACCTCATCGCCGCCGCCAGCCTATCCGACGCCGCCACCTCAccgcctcctctctcctccgccgccacgggccgcgcggcccagatccggcccgtgGGGCCCGAACCGCGCCGCCCCGTGCCTGGGCGCCCCGCGCCACCGCACCCGACTAACGCCGCCGCTGCCTGCCTccctgccccgccgcctcgcagGTCCGTCACCACCGCCACCGCGCAGCTGCCACCGCCGCCATGCGCCTTCGCCGCCTCCGCCCTCTCGCCGGCACCGCCCCGCCGCCTAGGCCGCCGTGCGCCGCCTCCATCGCCGCACCGCCACTGCCAAGGGCGCGCCGCGCCGCCCTGCTCCGGCCCCGGCCGCCGCCATGCCCCGCGGGTGCTCCGCCCCCTCGCCGGAATCGCCGCGCCGCTCGCCGGAGTCCGTCCCGGCCAAATCCGCCCCGCCTGGACGAGATCCATCGGGAGCCCAACCAAACACACCCGTCTCGGATCCGCACCGCTCCGTCCCAGAACCGctccgtcccgcgttgacttttcgcGGAGGTAAAATTCGTCTAAGTCCCCAAATCACAGATCCATgtgcccatgttcatcgtgctgtaactttgcatccgtagcttcgattcatgcatatagcatataaaaatgttcgtctcagagagtacatcatttcattccattgcatcattttcatttgagctcatcttgatgcccgaaaggctgttagaagagggctacttgagataattgtcagatctgctactccgtttagctttttgtcatttttgccatgattaatgtgtgcatgctatgccctaatgctctacatgtgttttgttaagggttttgtcatctctccagaggtgcaacccatgtatttttaggatgtgtgtagtgacttgtgcaagcctgcaaagtggtgcacttgctaattctgttttcagggacttagtgatttcactaagtcctggagctgtttatctcatgatgccatatgttcatgttgtttcctagtgatccgtgcctcttttgaggatgatcagtaaagatgTTCTGTTAacattgtagtgctctatccatccatgtctttgtttgcaattatggagcaccctagcttgagtcaatcgagctctacttttgctactttgtgaatctgggcagattgtcaacttgtttgcaattttgccggtgatgttgtagttgatccatgcatgctatgctattatTCTTGCGATGTCTagattgcattttgtgccttcttgatgggtgtatgcttgtcttgccatgactttgcaccgtagtgagtgcatcgagctcgtaaacatgcctacttgagttatatttcagcatgtgccagttttcactaagtatgaaaactgattatgtttttgccatgttcacatgcttgcaattgtattttctgatcccttttggctcaaggtcactaagggacttttgttaagctctttgagtagctccattccatgctttaatttgccatgttcagatcctgtaacatgtagttttgttgctccgaagagggctacctgatctgaaattccagacaagtgttaatttcactgtctgagatctgtttgccatatgcatttttgccatgcttgtttgaacctgttaatggatgaattggccgtagctcagtgctagacttttgttaagcatcttgtgtgcatccctgccatgtattttgttgtcatgtttggttgctgtagcatgttcatttcattgcatttagatgcctacttgctgtaaatcgcagaccggtgtcatttttgaatcgcttgccatttccaaaccgtaactccgattccggcgttctttatatcgttttcaagcgatttcatctcatctttccagtggcacacttggttttccaagttgaggccaggttcatgcatttcctgtcatatcttgcattttgcatcccgcatcacatcccgcatatcataccatgttcatgtattggctgtttactatgttgtgtgcttcttttctggtgtttgcttcttcgggttggttccggtaacgtcgtgtttgtgaggacccgttcatctacatccgtttgtcttcttcctggactcgttcttcttccttgcgggatttcaggcaagatgaccataccctcgaaatcacttctatctttgcttgctagttgcttgctcttttgctatgcctatgctgcgataccgaccacttgtttatcatgcctcccatattgttaaaccaagcctctaacccaccatgtcctagcaaaccgttgtttggctatgttaccgctttgctcagccccttttatagcattgttagttgcaggtgaagattgaagcttgttccatattggaacatggatattttgttgggatatcacgatatatcttatttaattaatgcatatatatacttggtaaagggtggaaggctcggccttatgcctggtgttttgttccactcttgccgacctagtttccgtcatatcggtgttatgttcccggattttgcgttccttacgcggttgggttataatgggaaccccttgacagttcgctttgaataaaactcctccagcaaggcccaaccttggttttaccatttgccacctagcctctttttcccttgggttaggccagcccaagggtcatcttattttaacccctccgggccagtgctcctctgagtgttggtccaacccagagcaccgtgcagggccatcccttggcaacttgggttacgtcggctcctgtacgcttagcttatccggtgtgccctgagaacgagatatatgcagctcctatcgggatttgtcggcacagcgggtggtcttgctggacttgttttaccattgtcgaggatgtcttgtagaaccgggataccgagcctgatcggaatgtctcgggaggaggtctattccttcgttgaccgtgagagcttgtcatgggctaagttgggacacccttgcagggatttgaactttcgaaagccgtgcccgcggttatgggtagatgggaatttgttaatgtccggttgtagataacttgaaccttaacttaattaaaatgaatcaactgcgtgtgtaaccgtgatggtctcttttcggcggagtccgggaagtgaacacggtgttggagttatgcttgatgtaggttgttctaggatcacttcttgatcatacttttatcgaccgtgctttgccttctcgtctcgctctcatttgcgtatgttagccaccatatatgctagtcgcttgctgcagctccacctcataccttttaccttacccataagcttaaatagttttgatcgcgagggtgcgagattgctgagtccctgtggcacacagatacttccaaaaaccagcttgcaggtgccgatgagaccgtgcagttgacgcaaccaagctcaggaggagctcgttgaagatcttgtcctttgtggtgtttcgttctagttgatcagtagtggagcccagttggggtcgatcggggaccttgttgcatttggggttcttcttttattttggttccatagtcggaccttgattgtatttggatgatgtaatgctttattcatgtaattgtgtgaagtggcgattgtaagacaactatgtatctctttcccttatgtattacatgggttgtgtgatgattacctcacttgcgacattgctttcaatgcggttatgcctctaagtcgtgcttcaacacgtgggagatatagccgcatcgagggcgttacagtgaGCTAAAACAAATGTTCTTTGTAATCATCTGGGTGAGGCGACGACAGGTTCAACCACCTTAATCGATCATGTTCTAGACTGCGGAGATAATGGCGACAAGAGATGGATTACTGATGCTGGATCGTCTTGGCCGTTCAATGGCCACATTTGAATCAGATTGTCTCGAAATCATACAAGCTTGCAACAGGGAAACAGAGATTTGGAACCCTAGTTTGCTGTTCTCGTTGAGTGCTTTGAGATTGCCCTTAGTGAGCTCGATATCTTTTGCACATTGCCCAAGGAAGGTGAACAAAGTGGCACACTAGTATGGTTCGAACTATGTAATTTATTGGGATGGAGATCCTCGAATTTTTCTCTTAGCTAACTTGCTTTTGTGATGTAACCATTTCATTCAAATAAAGTGTGCCACACCCTAAAAAATAACATTCAAGTACCAGACGCAGTTGCATCCATCATATTGTTCACCCGTCCGTGAAGAAAGCATTGGATCGTCCACTACGTCTCACTATCAAAGTAAGAAATTGAATCTTAACCCACACTTTACTTTTCATTTTGATAATttgcccctccctttcccccgaGATTGACGGGTGGGGTTGAGGCCACTTGCCATTGGAACAACCATCACGCAAAGTAACCCTTTTTAAGGATACGAGGCTTGTAAAGTGGGGCAAATACCGAAGCCCAAGAAGGCCCAGGCCAGAACCGAGATACCCTAATAAGCCCTAAGTACAACTACATGCATGTCTTCGCTTCAAAAAAGGTTATGAATTGCTTTTCGCTCAGAAAAGATAGGAATTTGTTGGCGTCAGCCACCCACAACGTGTTTGGCAATATTTACAAAGTCAGAGAATCCCGTTCAGCCTGCACCTCTCGGGGTGAGTTTGGTTGCCAGCATCGAGCCCAACCAGGGCCACACGATGCAGCATCTTTTTGGACCTCGGTTGTTTGGTTCATCGCACACACTGTTGAGCCCGCATAGCACGGTTCTTAAAGCACCCCTAGGCCTGGCCCATTGGGAACGGCCGAATCAGCAGTTTCCCCAGAGCCAGACCCGGGCGATGCTTCGAGGCGCACGTGGGTGGCTCTCTGGAGACGTGTGTCTCGAGTtaatccctctcaccctccctaaTCCTCAATCCCCTCTTTCTCCCTCTACTCCAGTGCGATCCCGTCCGCCATGGGAGCAGGGGAGCGGATCCAGCACCTCGTAGAGCGGACCACGAGCATCAAGTAGTCGATATCAaaccgccgccgtcgccgtcttCTTCTTCGTCTCCGACAGGAGGAGCGGCCGAAAACCTCGGGAGGAGCTGGCTAACCTGGATCAGCTGGAGGGCGGGTTCGCCTCCATGCGCGGGCACGGGACTGAGGAGCAGCGCAACAAGTTCCTCGTGCTCCACATCTACAAGGCACTCAACAACCGCGACCACGCCACCGTCCACTCCCTCCTCGCGTCGGACCTCGAGTGGTGGTTCCATGGCCCGCCCGCGCACCAGCACATGATGCGCCTCCTCACCGGCAACGAGCCGGGCGCAGCCACGGCCACGACAGCGAGTCGGGCGCGTCCACGGTCACCGGGAGCTGATGGTGGGCACGATGGGCAGTGAAAGTTCCGACATGCTCAGAGTGTTTGACGAAATGTCAAGCCTAACCCGATGACTGTTAAGTTTTGTTGTTAACGCTGATAAtcatatgcatgtatgcaatcaAATGCCGAGTAAAAATTGCATCTTAATGACAAAACCCCAATACAGACAACCAATCAACTAGTCATCTATGTTTTTGACCCTATTTTTGCTTACTCGGGCCGTGCTCAGCCTGACTAAGAGGGGAGCAGTGAAAGCAACCAAACACGTCCTGGGTGCATACCTGGCCAAACGGGCCAGCCCCGCACGGCACAACTAGCGCGACAGCGGGGGTCGTCTAAAAAACCAATCGAGCTATTGTTGATTTGTGCTACTGCCTACTGCTATGCGTGTGCTAGTGAAATTTTTAAAAAATCATGCGCTAGTGTGCTACTACTACGTAGCAGTGAGCCTTACAGTCTTGCAGGCGTGCATGCATGCCTTCGCACGAGACAGCTAGCATGCGCGAACGACGTGCCAGCGCTGTGCGCCCTGCCTCCTCGCACGTAAACGTGCCAATCGGACCTACGTGCCAGCACGTTTAGCCATGAGCCGTGCCTGGGCCTGGGAGGCCAGCACGCGTGCTGGCCCGGCACAGCCCGAGTACTTAGCGTGCCTGCCCGGGCCATGCCGTGCCTGGCCCGTTTAACCCAGGCCATGCCGTGCCGGGCCGGGCCGGCCCATTTGGCCAGGTTTGCCTGGGTGAACCAGGGAGAGACGGAACTATCATCTCGCACCAATTCAGCCAGCATCTTCCCCTGATTCGTCCCCAGATCCGATCGTTCGCTTCCCATCACTAAACTCCCACCAATTATGCGCCGcctctcgccgccgccggcggtggcggtggcggagtCCATCGACGCCCTCCGCTTCTCCACCTCTGCCGCAGCGGCGGCCGTTCCATCCCCTCCCGACCTGGACCCCCCTCGCCTCGACCCCTCCGACGTCCGATCCCACAATGCCGCCCTCATCGCATATTCTTCCAGGGGCAGTGAGGCGCCGCGCCTCGCGCACCTCCTGGCCTCCTTC
Coding sequences within it:
- the LOC125532770 gene encoding uncharacterized protein LOC125532770, which gives rise to MQHLFGPRRYQTAAVAVFFFVSDRRSGRKPREELANLDQLEGGFASMRGHGTEEQRNKFLVLHIYKALNNRDHATVHSLLASDLEWWFHGPPAHQHMMRLLTGNEPGAATATTASRARPRSPGADGGHDGQ